The following are encoded together in the Pueribacillus theae genome:
- the jag gene encoding RNA-binding cell elongation regulator Jag/EloR → MKELTVTGRTVEEAIEQALTQLNVTRDHVEVTVIEEPKKGFLGIGSKPAIVKISKTPDPMEEAKAYLQNIIEKMGISVSIEQKQEEDGIVFELISDKVAVLIGKRGQTLNALEYLTNIALNRHSKEYIRIYLDAENYRKKRKETLIQLAERQAERALKLNQKVVLEPMPAKERKVIHLALKEKEGVTTNSKGDGMYRHVVIYPTNENETKLL, encoded by the coding sequence GTGAAGGAACTAACGGTCACAGGGAGGACGGTTGAAGAAGCAATTGAACAAGCGTTAACCCAGTTAAACGTGACAAGGGATCACGTTGAAGTCACAGTGATCGAGGAACCAAAAAAAGGATTTTTAGGGATTGGGAGCAAACCTGCGATCGTAAAAATCAGCAAGACGCCCGATCCAATGGAAGAAGCAAAAGCCTATTTGCAAAATATCATTGAAAAAATGGGAATCTCTGTCTCAATTGAACAAAAGCAGGAAGAAGACGGGATTGTCTTTGAATTAATAAGCGATAAAGTTGCTGTCCTTATCGGAAAACGCGGACAAACATTAAATGCCCTCGAATATTTAACAAATATTGCTTTAAACCGGCATTCAAAAGAGTATATACGCATTTATCTTGATGCTGAAAACTACCGTAAAAAAAGAAAAGAAACATTAATCCAACTTGCGGAAAGACAAGCGGAAAGGGCGCTGAAGCTAAATCAAAAAGTCGTGCTCGAACCGATGCCAGCAAAAGAACGTAAAGTGATTCATCTTGCTTTAAAAGAAAAAGAGGGTGTGACGACAAATTCCAAGGGCGATGGGATGTATCGCCACGTTGTTATTTATCCGACAAATGAAAATGAAACGAAACTCCTTTAA
- the mnmE gene encoding tRNA uridine-5-carboxymethylaminomethyl(34) synthesis GTPase MnmE, whose amino-acid sequence MEYDTIAAISTPMGEGAIAIVRLSGEEAIAITDKIFKGKQPLSDVNSHTIHYGHLIDPKTSRMIEEVMVSVMRAPRTFTREDVVEINCHGGLVSVNRVLELALTNGARLAEPGEFTKRAFLNGRIDLSQAEAVIDLIRSKTDRAMTVALNQMEGRLSNLIHSLRQTLIETIAHVEVNIDYPEYDAEEMTHQLLHEKTMHVRNEIDKLISTSKQGKILREGLSTVIIGRPNVGKSSLLNSLVQENKAIVTNIPGTTRDVLEEYVNVRGVPLRLVDTAGIRETEDIVEKMGVERSREMLKKADLILLVLNNGETLTDEDEELIRAAKQLDTIIIVNKTDLEQKIDMDKVISLAGGSPIISTSLLLEEGVDQLEEAIANLFFNVGIEQQDITYVSNSRHIALLNQARSAIDEAIAAIEAGLPIDMVQIDMTRAWELLGEIIGDTVSESLINQLFSQFCLGK is encoded by the coding sequence ATGGAATACGATACGATTGCAGCAATCTCGACACCGATGGGAGAAGGGGCCATTGCAATTGTTCGTTTAAGCGGAGAGGAAGCCATTGCGATAACCGATAAAATTTTTAAAGGAAAACAACCGCTAAGTGATGTGAATTCGCACACCATTCATTATGGCCATCTCATTGATCCGAAAACCTCTCGCATGATTGAGGAAGTGATGGTATCTGTCATGCGTGCCCCCCGAACGTTTACGCGTGAGGATGTTGTGGAAATCAATTGCCACGGTGGATTGGTCTCTGTGAATCGGGTATTGGAGCTTGCATTAACGAACGGTGCACGTCTTGCGGAGCCAGGTGAATTTACAAAGCGAGCCTTTTTAAACGGCCGGATTGATTTGTCACAGGCGGAAGCGGTGATTGATTTAATCCGCTCAAAGACCGATCGTGCAATGACAGTAGCTTTAAACCAAATGGAAGGGCGTTTATCCAATCTCATTCATTCGTTAAGGCAAACTTTGATTGAAACGATTGCACACGTTGAAGTAAATATCGATTATCCAGAATATGATGCGGAAGAAATGACTCACCAGCTGTTGCACGAAAAAACGATGCACGTTCGAAATGAAATTGATAAACTCATTTCAACATCGAAACAAGGAAAAATTTTGCGTGAAGGATTATCGACCGTGATTATTGGGCGGCCAAATGTCGGAAAATCTTCGCTATTAAATAGTCTAGTACAAGAGAATAAAGCGATTGTGACAAATATCCCCGGTACAACCCGTGATGTATTGGAGGAATATGTAAACGTGAGAGGCGTCCCTTTGCGCCTCGTTGATACGGCAGGCATCCGTGAGACGGAAGATATTGTCGAAAAAATGGGTGTTGAGCGATCGCGCGAAATGTTAAAAAAGGCAGATTTAATTTTGCTCGTTTTAAATAATGGGGAAACATTAACCGATGAGGACGAAGAACTTATTCGAGCCGCAAAACAACTTGATACTATTATCATTGTTAACAAAACCGATCTTGAACAAAAAATAGATATGGATAAAGTCATTTCCCTTGCTGGTGGCAGCCCAATCATTTCAACTTCGCTTTTACTGGAAGAGGGGGTTGACCAGCTGGAAGAAGCCATTGCAAACTTATTTTTTAACGTAGGTATCGAACAGCAGGACATCACCTATGTATCAAACTCACGGCATATTGCTTTATTGAATCAAGCGAGAAGTGCGATAGATGAAGCCATTGCAGCAATTGAAGCCGGGTTGCCTATCGATATGGTTCAAATTGATATGACGAGAGCATGGGAGCTGCTTGGCGAAATTATTGGCGATACAGTGTCAGAGAGCTTAATTAACCAGCTATTTTCACAATTTTGCCTCGGAAAATAA